The nucleotide sequence ACGCGGCTAAAGTTGTAAGAGAGCGCCATGAGGCTCCATTCCCCGCGAACCTTGTCGAAGCTGCGGACGAGGAAATGCTGATACCCGGCGCGGCACTTGAGTGTGCCGAACGGATGTTCGACGAGGGCTGAGCGGCGACGCATCAGCTGGCCAGCCTGTTCGCTCGCCATTCTCTGGCGGTGACGATCCAGCACCTCCTCGTGCTCCCACCGAGAGACGTTGCGGCTTTTGGCCTTCGCGGAGAGGCAAGACGCCTTGAGGGGGCAGACGCTGCAGGTCGGCACTGAGCCCAGGTAACGGCGTTCCATTCTGCCGCTCGTATTCTTCCAGAGCTTCTTCGTGGGATGCAGCGCCTGGCCTGCGGGACACCGGTAGGTGTCGGTTGCGGAATCGTAGGTGAAGTCAGCTCGCGTGAAGCGCGTGTGCTTCTTGCCATTGCCGTGATGCAGCGGGACATAGGCGGTGATGCCATCATCCTCGCAAGCCTTGATATCCTCGCTGTTGTAGTAGCCGACATCGGCCAATATCTGCAGCGACGAGACCTCCAGGTTCTCCTTGGCCGCTATCGCCATCATATGCAGGTGTCGGACATCGCTGCGATTGACGACCTCGCTGGCGACGATCAGCTTGTTCTTGTCGTCAACGACGCTCTGGACGTTGTAGCCTGCAATCGTCTGATCGCCCTTGCTCAGCAGCCGCGCATCGGGGTCGGTCTTCGACACCTGTCCCTTGTCGTTTTTGTCAAGGTTCTCCAGATCGGACTGAGCGCGCTCACGCCGCGCCATCAGTTCCTTGATCCTGTCCCCGACATCGCCGCCGCCATTGCCATCCTTGCCGTTGTCGGGCCGCTTGGCTTCTGCTGCATCGTTGGTGTCGAGGGACTTGCCGTACGCCTCGATCTCCTCATCGAGCTTGGCGATCTGTTTGGCGAGCTTCCCGCGCGTGAAGATGCTGTCCTTGCTGGCATTGCCGTGGAATAGCGCCCCGTCGACCGCGACCAGGGTCCCGCCGATCAGATCGAGTTCGCGAAGCAGCAGCACGAAACTGCGGTTCGCGGCCTTCAGGGCCGCCCAGTTCTCCTTGCGGAAATTGGCGATCGTCCGGTAGCCGGGCTTGAGAGACTTCAGCAGCCAGATCAGTTCCAGATTGCGGCAGGCTTCACGCTCCAGCCGGCGTGATGACCGGATCTGGTTGATATAGCCATACAGGTACAGCTTCAGCAGATCGGACGGGGCGTATGGCGGCTGTCCCGCTCCCGCCGCGCGCCGGTCGGCGTGCCGAAATCCAAGCTTGGCAAGGTCGAGCGCATCGACATAGCCATCGATCGCACGAACCGGATTGTCCGCAGATACGTAATCCTCGATCCGCGGTGGAAACAGGCTGGCTTGCTCGCGGCTCTCACCGCTC is from Bradyrhizobium sp. ORS 285 and encodes:
- a CDS encoding IS1182 family transposase yields the protein MTNRPFKSGESREQASLFPPRIEDYVSADNPVRAIDGYVDALDLAKLGFRHADRRAAGAGQPPYAPSDLLKLYLYGYINQIRSSRRLEREACRNLELIWLLKSLKPGYRTIANFRKENWAALKAANRSFVLLLRELDLIGGTLVAVDGALFHGNASKDSIFTRGKLAKQIAKLDEEIEAYGKSLDTNDAAEAKRPDNGKDGNGGGDVGDRIKELMARRERAQSDLENLDKNDKGQVSKTDPDARLLSKGDQTIAGYNVQSVVDDKNKLIVASEVVNRSDVRHLHMMAIAAKENLEVSSLQILADVGYYNSEDIKACEDDGITAYVPLHHGNGKKHTRFTRADFTYDSATDTYRCPAGQALHPTKKLWKNTSGRMERRYLGSVPTCSVCPLKASCLSAKAKSRNVSRWEHEEVLDRHRQRMASEQAGQLMRRRSALVEHPFGTLKCRAGYQHFLVRSFDKVRGEWSLMALSYNFSRVLNILGLNDFLARITAWAIAAQHAASAEANAAREAIPLALIRNWTMIRLWLEVAPRRALLAS